A stretch of Bradyrhizobium sp. AZCC 2262 DNA encodes these proteins:
- a CDS encoding glycine zipper domain-containing protein translates to MMPKFALSMLVALAVCAPLQEAAAQESTLGGALFGGAAGAIVGGALGGGRGAAIGAIVGAGTGAAIGAQGEPRPGGYRWYQGGCYVEQPGGWQEVSPRYCGVQAQYAPPPRVYDDTPRCMRSASYNPRRGTFIGRDGYERPCP, encoded by the coding sequence ATGATGCCGAAATTCGCGCTCTCGATGCTGGTTGCCCTTGCGGTTTGCGCGCCGCTCCAGGAGGCGGCGGCGCAGGAAAGCACGCTCGGCGGCGCCCTGTTCGGCGGTGCTGCAGGCGCCATTGTCGGCGGCGCACTTGGTGGCGGCCGCGGGGCCGCGATCGGCGCCATCGTCGGCGCAGGCACCGGTGCGGCCATCGGCGCCCAGGGCGAGCCGCGGCCGGGCGGCTACCGCTGGTATCAGGGCGGCTGCTACGTGGAGCAGCCCGGCGGCTGGCAGGAAGTTTCGCCGCGCTATTGCGGTGTCCAGGCGCAATACGCACCGCCGCCGCGGGTCTATGACGACACGCCGCGCTGCATGCGCTCGGCGAGCTATAATCCGCGCCGTGGCACGTTCATTGGCCGTGACGGCTACGAGCGTCCCTGCCCGTAA
- a CDS encoding acyl-CoA thioesterase: protein MTETHVHAPPTTETEPQGDLCIRTLAMPADTNANGDIFGGWLLSQMDIGGGVFASKIAKSRTVTVAIEAMNFRKAVYVGDLVSVYANLVRVGRTSITVHLEAWVVRRKELQSILVTDGNFTYVSIDDNGRPQPVKAFSSEVETGSR, encoded by the coding sequence GTGACGGAGACGCATGTGCACGCGCCGCCCACGACCGAGACCGAACCGCAAGGTGATCTCTGCATCCGCACGCTGGCGATGCCGGCCGACACCAACGCCAATGGCGATATCTTTGGCGGCTGGCTGTTGAGCCAGATGGATATCGGCGGCGGGGTGTTCGCTTCCAAAATCGCGAAGTCCCGCACCGTGACCGTCGCGATCGAGGCGATGAACTTTCGCAAAGCCGTCTATGTCGGCGATCTCGTTTCGGTTTACGCCAATCTGGTGCGGGTCGGACGCACGTCGATCACGGTCCATCTCGAAGCCTGGGTCGTGCGACGCAAGGAGTTGCAGTCGATCCTGGTGACCGACGGCAACTTCACCTACGTTTCGATCGACGACAACGGCCGTCCACAGCCGGTTAAAGCGTTTTCGAGCGAAGTGGAAACCGGTTCGCGTTAA
- a CDS encoding DeoR/GlpR family DNA-binding transcription regulator encodes MAGLSHRQTEILNIARAFGRVMVEDLAKRFEVSAQTIRKDLNDLCDQRSLTRIHGGAIIASGVENLAYEARRFVAAEEKRAIGIAAASRIPNGCSLFINIGTTTEEVASALTSHEDLLVITNNLNVAMLLYRHPRIEVIVAGGAVRRADGAVIGSTAISLIGQFKVDYAIIGASAIDEEGALLDFDYREVQAAQAIIANARSVMLVADSTKLRRSAPVRIAHLSQIQTFVTDAPLPASLASICHHRGIEVVEAMDKPAADIDEPGEPVPPPAAVRLR; translated from the coding sequence ATGGCCGGACTGTCCCATCGTCAGACTGAAATCCTCAATATCGCCCGCGCCTTTGGCCGGGTGATGGTGGAAGACCTCGCCAAGCGTTTCGAGGTTTCGGCGCAGACCATCCGCAAGGACCTCAACGACCTCTGCGACCAGCGCTCGCTGACCCGCATCCACGGCGGCGCCATCATCGCCTCCGGCGTCGAAAACCTCGCCTATGAGGCGCGGCGGTTTGTGGCGGCGGAGGAGAAGCGGGCGATCGGCATTGCGGCGGCGTCGCGGATTCCGAACGGCTGCTCGCTGTTCATCAACATCGGCACCACCACGGAAGAGGTCGCGAGCGCGCTGACCTCGCATGAGGACCTGCTCGTCATCACCAACAACCTCAACGTCGCGATGCTGCTCTATCGTCATCCGCGCATCGAGGTGATCGTGGCCGGTGGCGCGGTGCGTCGCGCCGACGGCGCGGTGATCGGCTCGACCGCGATCAGCCTGATCGGCCAGTTCAAGGTCGATTACGCCATCATCGGCGCGTCCGCGATCGACGAGGAGGGCGCGCTGCTCGACTTCGACTATCGCGAAGTGCAGGCGGCGCAGGCGATCATCGCCAATGCGCGCAGCGTCATGCTGGTGGCGGATTCGACAAAACTCCGGCGCAGCGCGCCGGTGCGCATCGCCCATCTCAGCCAGATCCAGACATTTGTGACCGATGCGCCGCTGCCGGCGAGCCTCGCCAGCATCTGCCACCATCGGGGCATCGAAGTGGTCGAGGCGATGGACAAGCCGGCGGCTGATATCGACGAGCCGGGCGAGCCGGTTCCTCCTCCCGCCGCGGTTCGACTGCGGTAG
- a CDS encoding 3-hydroxyacyl-CoA dehydrogenase NAD-binding domain-containing protein, with product MDSQIMNVLGDRVLELGPKPDASGPYQNFKLTRDADGVAWLLFDREGTSANTLSADLIEELDKVLAELESQRPTGLVIRSAKKSGFIAGADVNAFRGATDIGAVETEIGRAHAVIDRLEALRVPSVAVIHGFCLGGGLEVALACQMRIAIEDARFGFPEVMLGLHPGLGGTVRFTQLVNPMQSMPLMLTGKTIDARRAKSLGLVDAVTQERHVRNAVKDAVTGRLNRARPGLLHNFLSLGPVRGFLAGRMRSEAAKAAPEAHYPAPYALIDLWEKHGGDRRAMLSAEKASFARLMVTPTAQNLIRVFFLREQMKKLAGSGNKIEHVHVIGAGAMGGDIAAWCAGQDFRVTLADMKPEPIAGAIKRAADLYGKILRKRTAVRDALDRLMPDMQAEGVRNADLIIEAVPEKLELKQKVYAGLEPKMKPGAILATNTSSIPLQDLRTTLQQPERLLGLHFFNPVSRLQLVEVVSHDGTDAQLLKEALAFVGAIDRLPLPVKSSPGFLVNRALTPYMLEAMVMLDEKIDKSVIDAAAKKFGMPMGPIELADQVGLDICLDVGDMLRSKFGDMLPPTPAWLREKVAKGELGRKTGKGFYTWKDGKADTGGMTAISEPSAEMIDRLILPMSNVCVACLREGIVDNADVVDGAVIFGTGYAPFRGGPLNYARTRGVDNVVSTLDALTDKFGGRFAPDAGWENFK from the coding sequence ATGGATAGCCAGATCATGAACGTTCTCGGCGATCGCGTGCTCGAACTCGGGCCGAAGCCCGACGCCAGTGGACCGTACCAGAACTTCAAGCTGACGCGTGATGCCGACGGCGTCGCCTGGCTGTTGTTCGACCGCGAAGGCACCAGCGCCAATACGCTCTCGGCGGATCTGATCGAGGAACTCGACAAGGTGCTGGCGGAGTTGGAAAGCCAGCGCCCCACCGGCCTCGTCATCCGTTCCGCCAAGAAGTCCGGCTTCATCGCGGGCGCCGACGTCAATGCGTTTCGCGGCGCGACCGATATCGGCGCCGTCGAGACCGAAATCGGCCGCGCGCATGCGGTGATCGACCGGCTCGAGGCCCTGCGGGTTCCGAGCGTGGCCGTGATCCACGGCTTCTGCCTCGGCGGCGGTCTCGAAGTGGCGCTGGCCTGCCAGATGCGGATTGCGATCGAGGACGCGCGGTTTGGTTTCCCCGAGGTGATGCTCGGCCTGCATCCCGGCCTCGGCGGCACCGTGCGGTTCACGCAACTCGTCAATCCGATGCAGTCGATGCCGTTGATGCTGACCGGCAAGACCATCGATGCACGCAGGGCGAAATCGCTTGGGCTGGTCGACGCCGTGACGCAGGAGCGGCATGTTCGCAATGCCGTGAAGGACGCCGTGACCGGCCGCCTCAACCGTGCGCGGCCCGGGCTGCTCCATAATTTTCTCAGCCTCGGTCCGGTGAGAGGCTTCCTCGCCGGGCGCATGCGCAGCGAGGCCGCCAAGGCCGCGCCGGAAGCGCATTACCCCGCGCCCTACGCGCTGATCGATCTCTGGGAAAAGCATGGCGGCGACCGCCGAGCGATGCTGAGCGCGGAGAAGGCGTCCTTTGCCAGGCTGATGGTGACGCCGACCGCGCAGAACCTGATCCGCGTCTTCTTCCTGCGCGAGCAGATGAAGAAGCTCGCCGGCAGCGGCAACAAGATCGAGCACGTTCACGTCATCGGTGCGGGCGCGATGGGCGGCGACATCGCTGCCTGGTGCGCCGGCCAGGATTTTCGGGTGACGCTCGCCGACATGAAGCCGGAGCCGATCGCAGGCGCAATCAAGCGGGCCGCCGATCTCTACGGCAAGATTTTGCGCAAACGCACAGCCGTGCGGGATGCGCTCGACCGGCTGATGCCGGACATGCAGGCCGAGGGCGTCCGCAACGCCGATCTCATCATCGAGGCGGTGCCGGAAAAGCTGGAGCTGAAGCAGAAGGTCTATGCCGGCCTCGAGCCGAAAATGAAGCCGGGCGCGATCCTTGCCACCAACACGTCGAGCATTCCGCTGCAGGATCTGCGTACTACCCTGCAGCAGCCCGAGCGGCTATTGGGGCTGCACTTCTTCAATCCGGTGTCGCGGCTGCAACTCGTCGAAGTCGTCAGCCATGACGGCACGGATGCACAACTCCTGAAGGAGGCGCTGGCGTTCGTCGGCGCCATCGACCGCCTGCCGCTGCCCGTAAAATCGTCGCCCGGCTTCCTCGTCAACCGCGCGCTGACGCCGTACATGCTGGAAGCGATGGTGATGCTGGACGAGAAGATCGACAAATCAGTCATCGACGCCGCTGCGAAAAAGTTCGGCATGCCAATGGGACCCATTGAATTGGCCGACCAGGTCGGCCTCGATATCTGCCTCGATGTCGGCGACATGCTGCGCTCGAAGTTCGGCGACATGCTGCCGCCGACGCCGGCCTGGCTGCGGGAAAAGGTCGCCAAGGGCGAACTTGGCCGCAAGACCGGCAAGGGCTTTTACACCTGGAAGGACGGCAAGGCCGACACCGGCGGCATGACCGCGATCTCGGAACCATCGGCGGAGATGATCGACCGGCTGATCCTGCCGATGTCGAATGTCTGCGTCGCCTGTTTGCGCGAGGGCATCGTCGACAATGCAGATGTCGTCGACGGCGCCGTCATCTTCGGCACCGGCTACGCGCCGTTCCGCGGCGGCCCCTTGAACTACGCGCGAACCCGTGGTGTGGACAATGTCGTTTCGACGCTGGATGCCCTGACCGACAAGTTCGGCGGCAGGTTTGCGCCCGATGCCGGCTGGGAGAATTTCAAGTGA
- a CDS encoding nuclear transport factor 2 family protein, with protein sequence MNIDRRQLALPVLALGLMSVVPAFAGADEDAVAKNVEAFRVAQAAGNAEGLASLCAEELSYSHSNAKVDTKASLLDGTAKANYKWTSLEYKDPTVRVVGPTAIVRFTFVGEQEFTDGKKTPQNLHILMNWQKQGSDWKLLSRAATKL encoded by the coding sequence ATGAACATCGATCGTCGCCAGCTTGCCTTGCCCGTACTCGCACTTGGGCTCATGAGCGTCGTCCCCGCTTTTGCCGGCGCGGACGAAGATGCCGTCGCGAAGAACGTCGAAGCCTTCCGTGTGGCGCAGGCCGCTGGCAATGCCGAGGGGCTCGCCTCACTATGCGCGGAAGAGCTGAGCTACAGCCACTCGAACGCCAAGGTCGACACCAAGGCGTCGCTTCTCGACGGCACCGCCAAGGCCAACTACAAATGGACGTCGCTCGAATACAAGGATCCCACGGTCCGCGTCGTCGGCCCGACCGCCATCGTGCGCTTCACCTTCGTCGGCGAGCAGGAGTTCACCGACGGCAAGAAGACGCCGCAGAACCTGCACATCCTGATGAATTGGCAGAAACAGGGCAGCGACTGGAAGCTGCTGTCCCGGGCGGCCACCAAGCTCTGA
- a CDS encoding acetyl-CoA C-acetyltransferase, with translation MARPVFIVDGSRTPFLKARSGPGPFTPVDLAVQCGRPLLARQPFAPTAFDQVILGCVNVIADEMNPARVAALRLGMGEKMVAFTVQINCGSGMQSIDTAYRYIREGVSDLILAGGAEALSHAPLVWPQQGVRWFAGLAGAKGIGAKIMAALKVKPSYLKPIIGLERGLTDPITELNMGQTAEVVGHLFGVTRAQSDAYAAESHKRLAKAQSEGWLKGEVGTAFARDGKFYDHDDGVRPDSTPESLAKLKPVFERPWGKVTAGNSSQITDGASWVILASEEAVAKHGLTPKAAILDSQWSALDPGIMGLGPVLSATELLKRNELTLSDIETWELNEAFATQVLGCLAAWNDEKFCKEILGLDGAAGELDQTKLNVDGGAISLGHPVGCSGNRIVLHLVNTMKRLGTRRGIATECIGGGQGGAMLIEMV, from the coding sequence ATGGCAAGACCGGTCTTTATCGTCGACGGCAGCCGGACGCCGTTCCTGAAGGCGCGCTCCGGTCCCGGCCCGTTCACCCCGGTCGATCTCGCCGTGCAGTGCGGCCGGCCGCTCCTGGCGCGGCAGCCCTTTGCGCCCACGGCTTTCGACCAGGTCATTCTCGGCTGCGTCAACGTCATCGCCGACGAGATGAACCCGGCACGCGTCGCGGCGCTGCGGCTCGGCATGGGCGAGAAGATGGTCGCCTTCACGGTGCAGATCAATTGCGGCTCCGGCATGCAGTCGATCGACACGGCTTACCGCTACATCCGCGAAGGCGTTTCCGACCTGATCCTGGCCGGGGGCGCCGAAGCGCTGAGCCACGCGCCGCTGGTGTGGCCGCAGCAGGGGGTGCGCTGGTTCGCGGGTCTTGCCGGTGCGAAGGGCATCGGCGCAAAAATCATGGCCGCGCTGAAGGTGAAGCCGAGCTATCTCAAGCCGATCATCGGGCTCGAGCGCGGCCTCACCGATCCCATCACCGAACTCAATATGGGCCAGACTGCCGAAGTGGTCGGGCATCTCTTCGGCGTCACCCGCGCGCAGTCGGACGCCTATGCCGCCGAAAGCCACAAGCGGCTGGCGAAAGCGCAATCGGAAGGCTGGCTCAAGGGCGAGGTCGGGACGGCGTTTGCGCGCGACGGAAAATTCTACGATCACGATGACGGCGTGCGGCCGGACTCGACGCCGGAGAGCCTGGCGAAACTGAAGCCAGTGTTCGAACGTCCCTGGGGCAAGGTTACCGCCGGCAATTCCTCGCAGATCACCGACGGCGCGTCCTGGGTGATCCTCGCCTCGGAAGAGGCCGTGGCGAAGCATGGGCTGACGCCGAAGGCGGCCATTCTCGACAGTCAGTGGTCGGCGCTCGATCCCGGCATCATGGGCCTGGGCCCGGTGCTGTCAGCGACGGAATTGTTGAAGCGCAACGAGCTGACGCTTTCCGATATCGAGACCTGGGAGTTGAACGAGGCGTTTGCGACGCAGGTGCTGGGCTGCCTTGCCGCCTGGAACGACGAAAAATTCTGCAAGGAGATTCTCGGCCTCGACGGCGCAGCCGGCGAGCTCGATCAGACCAAATTGAACGTCGATGGCGGCGCGATCAGCCTCGGCCATCCGGTGGGCTGCAGCGGCAACCGTATCGTGCTGCACCTCGTCAACACCATGAAGCGGTTGGGTACCAGGCGCGGCATCGCTACCGAATGTATCGGCGGCGGGCAGGGCGGTGCGATGCTGATAGAGATGGTGTGA